The following proteins are co-located in the Nocardia bhagyanarayanae genome:
- a CDS encoding aldehyde dehydrogenase family protein, with protein MTTVIGAAASYIDGRWSGGGGDAIATINPATGLQVALTPASGPAQVTAAVTAARRAFDGGAWSRLGPAERGALLHRLADLLEENREELVGLAATEIGTPISSGATLHVDLPAKFFRWFADAAIRGPRDGYEQPMPLDHDPITTSSLLLRQPAGVVAAIVAYNVPIMMSAYKLGAALAAGCSTVLVTSPKAVLLTAAFVRLVAEAGFPAGAVNFVFGPPAVTEQVVTAADVDMVTFTGSPAVGSTILTLAAPTLKKVVLELGGKSPNIVLPGTDLERAVPASALRFTRNSGQACGATTRTLVPQADFDEYVERSGAFLRTLTVGDPLAPDTVLGPLITGEHRANVEGFLARARDAGADIPVGGGRPAGLDDGFFLEPTLVTGVPNEAEIAQEELFAPVGVVMPYTDLDDAVRMANDVKYALNANVWGPTPAAIEFARRLRSGTVTINGGGGMRPDAPWGGPGHSGIGREGGEEGFREFFEVKHLQWPL; from the coding sequence ATGACAACTGTGATCGGCGCGGCCGCGAGTTACATCGACGGTCGTTGGAGCGGTGGTGGCGGCGACGCCATCGCCACGATCAACCCCGCGACCGGACTCCAGGTGGCGCTCACCCCCGCCAGCGGCCCCGCCCAGGTGACCGCGGCCGTCACCGCTGCCCGGCGCGCCTTCGACGGTGGTGCGTGGAGCCGTCTCGGTCCCGCCGAGCGCGGCGCCCTGCTGCACCGCCTCGCCGACCTGCTCGAGGAGAACCGCGAAGAACTGGTCGGGCTCGCGGCCACCGAGATCGGTACCCCGATCAGCAGCGGAGCCACCCTCCACGTCGACCTGCCCGCGAAGTTCTTCCGCTGGTTCGCCGACGCCGCCATCCGGGGCCCCCGCGACGGCTACGAACAGCCCATGCCGCTCGACCACGACCCGATCACCACCAGCAGCCTGCTGCTGCGCCAACCCGCGGGCGTGGTCGCCGCGATCGTCGCCTACAACGTGCCGATCATGATGAGCGCCTACAAACTCGGCGCCGCCCTCGCCGCGGGCTGTTCCACCGTACTGGTCACCTCGCCCAAAGCAGTGCTGCTCACCGCCGCGTTCGTCAGGCTGGTCGCGGAAGCCGGATTCCCCGCGGGTGCGGTCAATTTCGTGTTCGGACCACCGGCGGTCACCGAACAGGTCGTCACCGCTGCCGACGTCGACATGGTCACCTTCACCGGCTCCCCCGCCGTCGGCAGCACGATCCTCACCTTGGCCGCACCGACGCTGAAGAAGGTGGTTCTCGAGCTCGGCGGCAAGTCACCCAACATCGTGCTGCCTGGCACCGACCTGGAACGCGCGGTCCCCGCCTCGGCGCTGCGGTTCACCCGTAACAGCGGCCAAGCTTGCGGAGCGACCACACGAACCCTGGTGCCGCAGGCTGATTTCGACGAATACGTCGAGCGTTCGGGCGCGTTCCTGCGCACCCTCACCGTCGGTGACCCGCTCGCACCCGACACCGTCCTCGGCCCACTCATCACCGGTGAACACCGCGCCAACGTCGAAGGGTTCCTCGCCCGAGCACGTGACGCGGGCGCCGACATCCCCGTCGGTGGCGGCCGACCGGCAGGCCTCGACGACGGATTCTTCCTCGAGCCGACCCTGGTGACCGGTGTGCCGAACGAAGCCGAGATCGCCCAGGAAGAACTGTTCGCCCCCGTCGGCGTCGTCATGCCCTATACCGACCTCGACGACGCCGTCCGCATGGCCAACGACGTCAAATACGCCCTCAACGCCAACGTCTGGGGACCGACGCCCGCCGCGATCGAGTTCGCCCGGCGGCTGCGCTCGGGCACCGTCACCATCAACGGTGGCGGCGGCATGCGCCCCGACGCCCCCTGGGGCGGCCCCGGCCACAGCGGCATCGGCCGGGAAGGCGGCGAAGAAGGATTCCGCGAATTCTTCGAAGTCAAACACCTGCAGTGGCCGCTGTGA
- a CDS encoding lactonase family protein, with translation MTSDSTSTGGSGTRRARLGWVLTLAATVLPGFTATAPPAAADPAGYHIYAHGFLSNGIAGYNASDTDQPTPIQGKPMPGALNWPQAPTPDGRFLFVAPGTNPQLIPYAIGADGELTEGTPLAMPDVPVDIIFAPNNRDAFVVVGLRNAQVVPVRIGADGTPTRNGSPMPFGESLDGVASGTVSPDGKQLYVASLLPRQLLVFDINADGSVSPVKQRVSTGLNPIYPRVTPDGRHVYVINEISGSVSGFARAGDGTLTEVGGSPFPTGMLPHVTSITPDGRFLYVPNMGSGHISSFAVEPNGVLTPLSDVAFAPEKPGTFAESSVMSPSGEVLWALGTDPLRGGEEILRRFTVGSDGVLALDESVAVYTGTYVADGRTLSLVPRR, from the coding sequence ATGACCTCTGATTCAACGTCCACAGGTGGTTCGGGGACGCGGCGCGCGCGGTTGGGTTGGGTGCTCACCCTCGCGGCGACCGTTCTGCCCGGCTTCACGGCGACAGCACCACCCGCGGCGGCCGACCCAGCCGGCTACCACATCTACGCCCACGGCTTCCTCAGCAACGGCATTGCCGGCTACAACGCTTCCGACACAGACCAGCCGACGCCGATCCAGGGCAAGCCGATGCCCGGCGCGCTGAACTGGCCGCAGGCGCCTACCCCGGACGGCCGGTTCCTGTTCGTCGCCCCGGGAACGAACCCCCAGCTGATCCCCTACGCCATAGGCGCCGATGGCGAACTCACCGAGGGGACGCCGCTCGCGATGCCCGATGTCCCGGTGGACATCATCTTCGCGCCGAACAACCGCGACGCCTTCGTCGTCGTCGGCCTGCGGAATGCGCAGGTGGTGCCGGTGCGCATCGGCGCTGACGGAACTCCCACCCGCAACGGTTCGCCCATGCCTTTCGGGGAGTCGCTCGACGGTGTCGCCTCGGGGACCGTCTCGCCGGACGGCAAGCAGTTGTACGTGGCCAGCCTGCTACCCCGTCAGCTTCTGGTGTTCGACATCAATGCCGATGGGTCGGTTTCCCCGGTCAAGCAGCGGGTGTCGACCGGGTTGAATCCGATCTATCCGCGGGTCACCCCGGACGGCAGACACGTGTATGTCATCAACGAGATCAGCGGTTCGGTGTCCGGCTTCGCGCGGGCCGGGGACGGCACGCTCACGGAGGTCGGAGGGTCGCCGTTCCCGACCGGCATGCTGCCGCACGTCACGAGCATCACGCCCGACGGTCGCTTCCTGTATGTGCCGAACATGGGGTCGGGTCACATCAGCTCCTTCGCGGTGGAGCCGAACGGTGTGCTCACCCCGCTGTCCGATGTCGCTTTCGCCCCGGAGAAGCCCGGCACTTTCGCCGAATCGTCGGTGATGTCGCCGAGCGGTGAGGTGCTGTGGGCGCTGGGTACCGACCCGTTGCGCGGCGGCGAGGAGATCCTGCGGCGGTTCACAGTCGGCTCCGACGGTGTCCTCGCCCTGGATGAATCGGTCGCGGTCTACACCGGCACCTATGTTGCCGACGGTCGAACGTTGTCGCTGGTTCCACGACGCTGA
- a CDS encoding AraC family transcriptional regulator translates to MLSAPAACVSTFRTEDPAAAHDHVAATFAHHELVLDERRGIDFALEAVRSESLTVGRMAYGTDARIDGPPMQTCYHVNLSVAGQSTVAQRGTHRSFGAGEAGVAFVHDAPVSIRWSADAAHYHINLRRMPFERHAARLLGRRDTEPVRFDLTFPIVSPAGRALLASTRFVYDELAREGGVSTMPLACRELESTLMTQILLTAPSQLTPILTGSAPSIGHARVREAVAYIHAHPDADISTAELAARAGVTARALQLGFRDAVGMSPSTYVRSVRLDRVRDELASGRAASVSDAAMKWGFFHLGRFAQQYRERFGELPSETAVGAGRGGLDARP, encoded by the coding sequence TTGTTGTCAGCACCCGCGGCGTGCGTGAGCACCTTTCGCACGGAAGATCCGGCAGCCGCCCACGATCACGTGGCCGCCACCTTCGCCCACCACGAGCTCGTCCTCGACGAGCGTCGCGGGATCGACTTCGCCCTCGAGGCGGTGCGGTCGGAAAGCCTGACCGTCGGCCGGATGGCCTACGGCACCGACGCCCGCATCGACGGACCACCGATGCAGACGTGCTACCACGTGAATCTGTCCGTCGCGGGACAGAGCACGGTGGCACAACGCGGCACGCACCGATCCTTCGGCGCGGGTGAGGCCGGAGTGGCGTTCGTGCACGACGCCCCGGTGTCCATCCGCTGGAGCGCCGACGCCGCGCACTATCACATCAACCTGCGCCGAATGCCGTTCGAACGTCACGCGGCTCGGCTGCTCGGCCGCCGGGACACCGAGCCGGTCCGGTTCGACCTCACCTTTCCCATCGTTTCCCCCGCGGGCCGCGCCCTGCTGGCCTCGACCCGGTTCGTCTACGACGAACTTGCCCGCGAAGGCGGGGTGTCGACGATGCCACTGGCCTGCCGCGAGCTCGAGTCGACGCTGATGACACAGATTCTGCTCACCGCACCGAGCCAGCTGACACCGATACTGACCGGCTCCGCACCGAGCATCGGACACGCGCGGGTGCGCGAGGCGGTCGCCTACATCCACGCTCATCCCGACGCCGACATCTCGACCGCCGAACTCGCCGCCCGCGCAGGGGTCACTGCCCGAGCGCTCCAACTGGGGTTCCGCGACGCGGTAGGCATGTCGCCCAGCACCTATGTCCGATCGGTGCGACTCGACCGGGTGCGTGACGAACTGGCTTCCGGCAGAGCGGCTTCGGTGAGCGACGCGGCGATGAAGTGGGGCTTTTTCCACCTCGGCCGCTTCGCGCAGCAGTACCGCGAACGGTTCGGTGAATTGCCCTCGGAGACCGCCGTCGGCGCCGGCCGCGGCGGCCTCGATGCCCGTCCCTGA
- a CDS encoding MFS transporter has product MIAPRRLTPALVYTALTSAIVSSLGMLLVPAISRDMNVDVSAAQWMLTVNLLVGAVTTPVMGRLSDGPHKKRLLLWSLTIISIGSVVAAVATDFAVFLIGRALQGLSYGIVPVTIALARRYLPADEVRNGISTLSVTVTAGLGLGYPLTGIFADVFSYRFAFWAAALFLLTTVLVVWKVVPDGPDERAPRTSFDLRGALLLGGGLAALLLVAGEGSRWGWGSPWTIGLLVVSLAILTAWALVELRTEHALVDLGVLRAGDALVANGTAIGLGAAMYACLSIASLIAQAPATTGYGIAMPLFWAGFVMLPLSVGSFAANRVVRVASARTPMRALLIPGAALVTASSLLLWLAHDELWEILLGMFGFGAGIGTTYAAMPALIARSVADRELGSAVSFNQVLRTVGGSFGSAMSGAILAAHLAPDGYPSSTGIGIALAVGAVGCTAVLTVLLAAHLMTRRERERSPH; this is encoded by the coding sequence ATGATCGCCCCGCGCCGATTGACCCCCGCTCTCGTCTACACCGCCCTTACTTCGGCCATCGTCAGCTCGCTCGGCATGTTGCTGGTGCCCGCGATCTCGCGCGACATGAATGTCGACGTGAGCGCGGCGCAATGGATGCTCACCGTCAACCTGCTGGTCGGCGCGGTGACAACCCCGGTCATGGGCAGGCTCAGCGACGGCCCGCACAAGAAGCGGCTGCTGCTGTGGTCGTTGACCATCATTTCGATCGGGTCGGTCGTGGCGGCCGTGGCCACCGATTTCGCGGTGTTCCTGATCGGACGCGCGTTGCAAGGACTCAGTTACGGGATCGTGCCGGTGACCATCGCGCTCGCCCGCCGCTATCTGCCCGCCGACGAAGTGCGCAACGGCATCTCGACCCTGTCGGTCACGGTGACCGCCGGGCTCGGGCTCGGCTACCCGCTCACCGGCATCTTCGCCGATGTCTTCAGTTATCGCTTCGCCTTCTGGGCGGCAGCATTGTTCCTGCTGACGACCGTGCTCGTGGTCTGGAAAGTGGTGCCGGACGGCCCGGACGAGCGGGCACCACGCACGTCGTTCGACCTGCGTGGTGCCCTGCTGCTCGGTGGTGGTCTCGCGGCGTTGCTGCTCGTCGCCGGTGAAGGTTCGCGGTGGGGGTGGGGTTCGCCGTGGACGATCGGCCTGCTCGTCGTCTCCCTGGCGATCCTGACAGCGTGGGCGTTGGTGGAACTGCGCACCGAGCACGCGCTGGTCGATCTGGGGGTGCTGCGTGCAGGTGACGCGCTGGTTGCCAACGGCACCGCCATCGGACTCGGCGCCGCGATGTACGCCTGCCTGTCGATCGCCAGTCTGATCGCGCAGGCACCCGCCACCACCGGCTACGGCATCGCGATGCCACTGTTCTGGGCCGGATTCGTCATGCTGCCGCTGTCGGTCGGCAGTTTCGCGGCGAACCGGGTTGTCCGGGTGGCCTCGGCCCGTACCCCCATGCGCGCCTTGCTGATTCCCGGCGCCGCTCTGGTCACCGCGTCCAGCCTGCTGCTGTGGCTAGCCCACGACGAGCTCTGGGAGATTCTCCTCGGCATGTTCGGCTTCGGCGCGGGCATCGGCACGACCTATGCGGCGATGCCGGCACTGATCGCGCGCAGTGTCGCCGACCGTGAGCTCGGCAGCGCCGTGAGCTTCAACCAAGTTCTGCGTACCGTCGGCGGCTCGTTCGGTAGCGCCATGTCCGGCGCGATCCTCGCCGCCCACCTCGCCCCCGACGGCTACCCGAGTAGTACCGGAATCGGCATCGCACTGGCGGTCGGTGCCGTCGGCTGCACCGCGGTACTCACCGTTCTCCTGGCCGCCCACCTGATGACGCGGCGCGAGCGTGAGAGGTCACCTCACTGA
- a CDS encoding MarR family winged helix-turn-helix transcriptional regulator: protein MTSAPSTARELGEVLHPIARRLLAGRTISAGKLGVLGYLSTHGRATATTLATVQTVSPQAIATAVRELEALALVVRTPDSEDRRRIWVELTDAGRDRLVEERAVGLDWLARAIDQRLTDEERDALGLALPALRKLAAAGPIE, encoded by the coding sequence ATGACTTCCGCACCGTCCACCGCGCGAGAACTGGGTGAAGTCCTGCATCCGATCGCCCGGCGCCTGCTCGCCGGCCGGACGATCTCGGCAGGCAAGCTCGGCGTCCTCGGCTATCTGTCCACCCACGGCCGAGCCACCGCGACCACGCTGGCGACCGTCCAGACCGTCAGCCCCCAAGCCATCGCCACGGCCGTGCGCGAACTCGAAGCCCTCGCGCTCGTCGTGCGCACCCCCGACAGCGAGGACCGCCGTCGGATCTGGGTCGAGCTGACCGACGCGGGCCGCGACCGGCTCGTCGAGGAGCGGGCGGTGGGGTTGGACTGGCTGGCGCGCGCCATCGACCAGCGACTCACCGACGAGGAACGTGACGCCCTCGGCTTGGCGCTGCCCGCGTTGCGGAAATTGGCCGCCGCGGGGCCGATCGAATGA
- a CDS encoding hydantoinase/oxoprolinase family protein — MIAVDVGGTFTDVVAWRDGRIHTAKISTDYAEVAGPVLRGAEELGVADAAVFNHASTHGLNAVITRQLPKIGFLTTEGHRDILDMGRVWRPAEAILDPHWRRSFGDASRPLVQRYLRRGIHERITADGGVLFALDEDQARTELEVLRRCEVAGVAICLINAYVDPVHEVRLRELVREVLGDVPCSISSEVSPLAKEYARASTTVIDTLMKIIYSDYTAGLEKGLSELGFAGQLNFADCAATLVPSAQAMEQPFRIVFSGPAAGTVACAHFGALIEENDLLCADVGGTSCDISVVSGGEPFVDTTFELEHDLVVNALANDISSIGAGGGSIVSIGAAGEIQVGPDSARAQPGPACYGRGGTQPTTTDTCLLIGILNADDFAGGELQLDADAARRAFESLDTELDLARRVRYAYEMAVNNMAEGVFNVAIKNGVDPRDYSLVAFGAAGPMLLPAVLDTVQCKQVIVPPNPGLFSAVGLLSTDQVFTVDRSAYLMLTGEAAPAIDALFAEMEEQLRARTGGGSVRMLRSMDAHLAGQSWETPFVPVPSGTIDDAAVATIVSAFYDTYEARSGNRFEIMPVEGVTFRVRAVLDTPKVEYAELPSRSAADGPLTPIRTVTLRYLGDLDADGVGAQQAHVYDRTSLRAGDLLDGPAVVEEELSTTHIGAGQQAIVGEYGEIVIRRK, encoded by the coding sequence ATGATCGCAGTCGATGTGGGCGGCACGTTCACCGACGTCGTCGCCTGGCGCGACGGACGGATCCACACCGCCAAGATTTCCACCGACTACGCCGAGGTCGCGGGCCCGGTTCTGCGTGGCGCCGAGGAGCTGGGCGTGGCGGACGCGGCCGTATTCAACCACGCCAGCACGCACGGCCTCAACGCCGTGATCACCCGGCAGCTGCCCAAGATCGGCTTTCTGACCACGGAGGGCCACCGCGACATCCTCGACATGGGCCGCGTCTGGCGCCCGGCCGAGGCCATTCTCGATCCGCACTGGCGGCGCAGTTTCGGCGACGCGTCCAGGCCGCTGGTGCAGCGCTACCTGCGGCGCGGCATCCACGAGCGGATCACCGCCGACGGCGGAGTACTCTTCGCACTCGACGAGGACCAGGCAAGGACCGAACTCGAGGTGCTGCGGCGGTGCGAGGTCGCCGGCGTCGCGATCTGCCTGATCAACGCCTACGTCGACCCCGTGCACGAAGTGCGGCTGCGCGAACTGGTGCGCGAGGTGCTCGGCGACGTGCCCTGCTCGATCTCGAGCGAGGTGTCGCCGCTGGCCAAGGAATACGCCCGTGCCTCCACCACGGTGATCGACACGCTGATGAAGATCATCTACTCCGATTACACCGCGGGCCTGGAGAAGGGCCTGAGCGAACTCGGTTTCGCCGGTCAGCTCAACTTCGCCGATTGCGCGGCGACCCTGGTCCCCTCGGCACAGGCGATGGAGCAGCCGTTCCGGATCGTATTCTCCGGCCCCGCTGCGGGAACCGTCGCCTGCGCGCATTTCGGCGCGCTGATCGAGGAGAACGACCTGCTGTGTGCCGACGTGGGCGGCACCTCATGTGACATCAGCGTGGTCAGCGGCGGCGAACCGTTCGTCGACACCACCTTCGAACTCGAGCACGACCTCGTGGTCAACGCCCTCGCCAACGACATCTCCAGCATCGGCGCGGGCGGCGGCAGCATCGTGTCGATCGGTGCCGCAGGCGAGATCCAGGTCGGACCCGACAGTGCGAGGGCGCAGCCCGGACCGGCCTGCTACGGCCGCGGCGGCACCCAGCCGACGACGACCGACACCTGCCTGCTGATCGGAATCCTGAACGCCGACGACTTCGCCGGCGGCGAACTGCAGCTCGACGCCGACGCCGCACGGCGGGCCTTCGAGTCCCTCGACACCGAGCTGGATCTGGCTCGTCGTGTTCGCTACGCCTACGAGATGGCGGTCAACAACATGGCCGAGGGCGTGTTCAACGTCGCCATCAAGAACGGTGTCGATCCCCGCGACTACAGCCTGGTCGCCTTCGGTGCCGCGGGTCCGATGCTGCTGCCCGCGGTGCTCGACACGGTGCAGTGCAAACAGGTGATCGTGCCACCGAACCCCGGCCTGTTCTCCGCGGTCGGATTGCTTTCCACCGACCAGGTTTTCACGGTCGACCGCAGCGCGTACCTCATGCTCACCGGGGAGGCGGCTCCCGCGATCGACGCGTTGTTCGCCGAGATGGAGGAACAGTTGCGGGCGCGCACGGGCGGCGGGTCGGTGCGGATGCTACGCAGCATGGACGCCCATCTGGCCGGACAGAGCTGGGAAACCCCGTTCGTGCCCGTGCCGAGCGGCACGATCGACGATGCCGCCGTCGCCACCATCGTGTCGGCCTTCTACGACACCTACGAGGCCCGCTCGGGCAACCGCTTCGAGATCATGCCCGTCGAAGGCGTGACGTTCCGGGTGCGCGCGGTGCTCGACACCCCCAAAGTCGAATACGCCGAACTCCCGAGCCGGTCGGCGGCAGACGGGCCTCTCACCCCGATCCGCACCGTGACCCTGCGGTACCTGGGTGACCTCGACGCGGACGGCGTCGGCGCCCAGCAGGCCCACGTCTACGACCGCACGAGCCTGCGAGCCGGCGATCTGCTCGACGGCCCCGCCGTGGTCGAGGAAGAACTGTCGACCACTCACATCGGCGCGGGGCAGCAGGCCATCGTCGGCGAGTACGGCGAAATCGTGATCCGGAGGAAGTGA